From Xenopus tropicalis strain Nigerian chromosome 3, UCB_Xtro_10.0, whole genome shotgun sequence, the proteins below share one genomic window:
- the atp1b2 gene encoding sodium/potassium-transporting ATPase subunit beta-2: protein MAAMSQKRSCGEIMNEFKEFMWNPRTREFMGRTASSWGLIVSFYLVFYAFLTGMFALSMYVMLQTIDEYTPKYWDRLTSPGLMIRPKTDTLEIVYSISGNSSWAPYVSQLNSMLDPYNDTVQMQQGSVCPSGVFNKQDDTGDVRNYPKKACQFLRSSLGDCSGLTDPTYGYSTGSPCLLIKMNKIINFYPGVIPSLSNTSITINCTGTTANMDQMLGSRTYYPSSNPSNGTSNGTSLGTMDLMYFPYYGNRAQKNYSQPLVAVKFYNLTLNQDLYVQCRANAVNINTNDSQDKFSGRVSFKLHINK, encoded by the exons ATGGCGGCTATGAGTCAGAAGAGAAGCTGTGGGGAGATAATGAACGAATTTAAGGAATTTATGTGGAACCCAAGGACCCGGGAATTCATGGGCCGGACAGCGAGCAGTTGGG GTCTGATTGTCTCTTTCTACCTGGTTTTTTATGCCTTCCTTACGGGCATGTTTGCCCTCTCCATGTACGTCATGTTACAGACCATCGACGAATATACCCCCAAGTACTGGGACCGACTTACTAGCCCAG GACTGATGATTCGCCCCAAAACAGACACTCTGGAGATTGTTTATAGCATCAGCGGAAACTCCAGCTGGGCGCCCTACGTTTCCCAACTAAACTCAATGCTGGACC CATACAATGACACAGTGCAGATGCAACAGGGCTCTGTGTGCCCCAGCGGGGTGTTTAACAAACAGGACGATACGGGGGACGTGAGAAATTACCCCAAGAAGGCCTGTCAGTTCCTCCGGAGCTCCCTGGGCGACTGCTCGGGGCTAACAGACCCCACGTATGGCTACTCCACTGGCAGCCCCTGTCTCCTCATCAAGATGAACAAG ATCATAAACTTCTACCCTGGCGTCATCCCAAGTCTCTCGAATACGTCCATCACCATAAACTGCACGGGCACG ACGGCAAACATGGATCAGATGTTGGGGAGTCGCACTTATTACCCCAGTAGCAACCCCAGTAACGGCACCAGTAACGGCACCAGTCTGGGCACCATGGACCTCATGTATTTTCCATACTATGGGAACAGAGCACAG AAGAACTATTCGCAGCCGCTGGTGGCGGTGAAGTTCTACAACTTGACGCTGAACCAAGACCTGTACGTGCAGTGCCGCGCCAACGCCGTCAATATCAACACCAATGACAGTCAAGACAAGTTTTCGGGGCGCGTCTCATTCAAGCTGCACATCaataaatga